The Pseudomonas azotoformans genome has a segment encoding these proteins:
- a CDS encoding OprD family porin yields the protein MKATLNVLSVLTGGLGVALSPLASADFLSDSKANLSMRNFYFNNDNRDGAAAPSKTEEWGQAFILNYQSGFTDGTVGFGLDAIGMLGITLDSGAGRHVGSSMIPNDDGKATDNWARGGATAKARFAKSELRYGYLRPNLPILVSNDGRLLPQSFEGGQITSKDIDNLTLIGGQLQHTTGRGSSDRSGLAAAGGTQESNKFNYAGADYQVTKDLMVQYYYANLEDYYQQHFAGLIHVLPLGDYGSLKTDLRYFKTTSDGKNSSASGRAEGYKLGGYTKNGTGEIDNNTWSAAFIYSLGPHAITAGYQQVSDDSNFAQLNQGGLVNKGEGGSSLYLYTDRTVQTFIQAGERTAFAQYAYDFASLGVPGLKASVMYLKGDHILTASGNDASEWERDISLDYVVQSGTFKNVGFGWRNGVSRSEVARDQDQNRVFVNYSIPLM from the coding sequence ATGAAAGCCACTTTGAATGTGTTAAGCGTGTTGACCGGCGGCCTGGGCGTTGCCCTCAGCCCTTTGGCGTCGGCTGATTTCTTGAGCGACAGTAAAGCCAACTTGAGTATGCGCAACTTCTACTTCAACAACGACAACCGTGACGGCGCCGCCGCACCGTCGAAGACCGAGGAGTGGGGCCAGGCGTTTATCCTCAACTACCAGTCGGGCTTCACCGACGGCACCGTCGGTTTTGGTCTCGACGCCATCGGCATGCTCGGCATCACCCTGGACAGCGGCGCCGGCCGCCACGTGGGCAGCTCGATGATCCCCAACGACGACGGCAAGGCCACCGACAACTGGGCCCGTGGCGGCGCCACGGCCAAGGCGCGTTTTGCCAAGAGCGAACTGCGCTACGGCTACCTGCGGCCGAACCTGCCGATCCTGGTGAGTAACGACGGCCGCCTGTTGCCGCAGTCGTTCGAAGGTGGGCAAATCACCAGCAAGGACATCGACAACCTGACCCTGATCGGCGGCCAACTGCAACACACCACCGGCCGTGGCTCCAGCGACCGCAGCGGCCTGGCGGCGGCGGGCGGCACCCAGGAAAGCAACAAATTCAACTACGCCGGTGCCGATTACCAGGTGACCAAGGACCTGATGGTCCAGTACTACTACGCCAACCTCGAAGACTATTATCAACAGCACTTCGCCGGGCTGATCCACGTATTGCCGCTGGGCGACTACGGCTCCTTGAAAACCGACCTGCGCTACTTCAAGACCACCTCCGACGGCAAGAACAGCAGCGCTTCTGGCCGTGCCGAAGGTTACAAGCTCGGCGGCTACACCAAGAATGGCACCGGTGAAATCGACAACAACACCTGGAGCGCGGCGTTCATCTACTCCCTGGGCCCGCACGCGATCACCGCCGGCTACCAGCAAGTCTCGGACGACAGCAACTTCGCCCAACTCAACCAGGGCGGCCTGGTGAACAAAGGGGAGGGCGGTTCCAGCCTGTACCTCTACACCGACCGTACCGTGCAAACCTTTATCCAGGCCGGCGAGCGCACTGCCTTTGCGCAATACGCCTACGACTTCGCGTCACTCGGTGTGCCGGGGTTAAAGGCCTCGGTGATGTACTTGAAGGGCGACCACATCCTCACCGCCAGCGGCAACGACGCCAGCGAGTGGGAGCGCGATATCTCGCTGGATTACGTGGTGCAGAGCGGCACGTTCAAGAACGTCGGGTTCGGCTGGCGCAACGGCGTGTCGCGCAGTGAAGTGGCGCGGGACCAGGACCAGAATCGGGTGTTTGTGAACTACTCGATTCCGTTGATGTAG
- a CDS encoding GFA family protein produces the protein MDAINQGSCLCGAVTYQVATPLKAATHCHCKKCQKGHGAAFATYASARRSDVTIQAVRDTLKGYESSPGITRQFCSECGSSLFWSDAKGKYPEWISIALGTLDTPFTAQAQAHSCVESRVAWL, from the coding sequence ATGGATGCAATCAATCAAGGCAGTTGCCTCTGCGGTGCAGTCACTTATCAAGTCGCGACACCGCTCAAGGCCGCCACCCACTGCCACTGCAAAAAATGCCAGAAAGGCCATGGCGCTGCGTTCGCGACGTATGCCAGCGCGCGCCGATCAGACGTGACGATCCAGGCTGTGCGTGACACGCTGAAAGGCTATGAATCTTCGCCAGGTATCACCCGTCAATTCTGCTCAGAATGCGGTTCATCGCTGTTCTGGAGCGACGCTAAAGGAAAGTATCCAGAGTGGATTTCGATTGCGCTGGGCACGCTCGACACTCCTTTTACCGCACAAGCTCAGGCACACAGCTGTGTCGAGTCCAGGGTCGCCTGGCTGTAG
- a CDS encoding LysE family translocator, which translates to MDIFLYAFSVMYSPGPVNFMGLNAGLTGQFRRSTGFFIGVGCAMLVLFVLFGYTGEAIISQAALPYISLIGGVYTLYLAYQVFTARTVVDEKVSTAPAKTLTFWNGLVIQLLNPKGIMAVLPITSVMLPAAHITGVSIALVSALLAFGALGAPWLYALLGALLGRRINGTSAFTVFNRCMGLALAVCAYFMFHAFYVHLVAA; encoded by the coding sequence ATGGACATCTTCCTCTACGCCTTCAGCGTCATGTACAGCCCCGGCCCCGTGAACTTCATGGGCCTCAACGCCGGGCTCACCGGCCAGTTCAGGCGCTCCACCGGGTTTTTCATCGGCGTGGGCTGCGCGATGCTGGTGTTGTTCGTGCTGTTCGGCTACACCGGCGAGGCGATCATTTCCCAGGCAGCCTTGCCCTATATTTCGTTGATTGGCGGCGTGTACACCTTGTACCTGGCTTATCAGGTGTTCACCGCGCGCACGGTGGTCGATGAAAAAGTCTCTACCGCACCGGCCAAGACGCTCACGTTCTGGAACGGCCTGGTGATCCAGTTGCTCAACCCCAAGGGCATCATGGCGGTGCTGCCGATCACCAGCGTCATGCTGCCGGCGGCGCATATCACTGGGGTGTCGATTGCGCTGGTGTCGGCGTTGCTGGCCTTTGGCGCGTTGGGTGCGCCGTGGCTCTATGCGTTGCTCGGCGCATTGCTGGGGCGGCGGATCAACGGGACGTCGGCGTTTACCGTGTTCAACCGCTGCATGGGCCTGGCGCTGGCGGTGTGTGCGTATTTCATGTTTCACGCGTTCTATGTGCACCTGGTCGCCGCATGA
- a CDS encoding sigma-70 family RNA polymerase sigma factor, translated as MSSSLHLPVQALYCEHHGWLYRWLDRKLGNANDAADLAHDTFMRLLTRQHSAGFGSEPRALLTHIAKGLMIDSWRRQEVERAYLETIAHLPEQAVPSPETRWLILEALYRIEAMLRDLPEKTRQAFLMSQLDGLTYQQIADELKVSLVSVKRYMRDAFLACLSVA; from the coding sequence ATGTCGTCTTCGCTCCATCTGCCTGTCCAGGCGTTGTACTGCGAACATCATGGTTGGCTGTACCGCTGGCTCGACCGCAAGCTGGGCAATGCCAACGATGCGGCCGACCTGGCCCACGACACCTTCATGCGCCTGCTCACCCGCCAACACAGTGCCGGTTTCGGCAGCGAGCCGCGCGCGTTGCTCACCCATATTGCCAAGGGCCTGATGATCGACAGCTGGCGTCGCCAGGAAGTCGAACGCGCCTACCTGGAAACTATCGCGCACCTGCCCGAGCAGGCAGTGCCGTCGCCGGAAACCCGCTGGCTGATCCTCGAGGCGTTGTACCGCATCGAAGCCATGTTGCGGGATTTGCCGGAAAAGACCCGCCAGGCCTTCCTGATGTCACAGCTCGACGGCTTGACCTATCAGCAGATCGCCGACGAATTGAAGGTGTCGCTGGTTTCGGTCAAACGCTACATGCGCGATGCGTTCCTTGCGTGCCTGAGCGTGGCATGA